One part of the Lytechinus pictus isolate F3 Inbred chromosome 3, Lp3.0, whole genome shotgun sequence genome encodes these proteins:
- the LOC129257817 gene encoding protein CFAP276-like: MNNIEMSNRNPHPFPTLENDTNFFGPNTTQKMPYGEPTHIAQTKDPWMRLNSTCTLASSRREVYHHDPQAPRDSLDFILKANYDHHGELLKSRSETLMQPETIGTNHGRILKNREVEKEAEPMSPTGKLKIVSVHIPKKESIHSVKGAIESHHTPATNQGFIRKHDGGFYL, encoded by the exons atgaataacatcGAAATGTCAAACAGGAATCCTCATCCTTTCCCGACGTTGGAGAATGACACAAACTTTTTCGGTCCAAACACAACACAG AAAATGCCATATGGTGAACCAACACATATAGCACAAACAAAAGATCCTTGGATGAGACTCAACTCAACATGTACGCTAGCTAGTTCAAGACGGGAAGTTTATCATCATGATCCTCAG GCTCCTAGAGATAGTTTGGATTTCATCCTCAAGGCAAACTACGACCATCACGGTGAGCTACTCAAATCCAGATCAGAAACACTCATGCAACCTGAAACAATCGGCACCAATCATGG tcgTATCCTGAAAAATCGAGAGGTAGAAAAGGAGGCCGAGCCCATGTCACCCACTGGCAAGCTCAAGATCGTCAGTGTTCACATCCCCAAGAAAGAAAGCATCCACAGCGTGAAAGGGGCCATCGAAAGCCACCATACCCCGGCTACGAACCAAGGATTTATAAGGAAACACGATGGTGGTTTTTACTTATGA